A region from the Oryzias latipes chromosome 20, ASM223467v1 genome encodes:
- the LOC101166259 gene encoding TRAF2 and NCK-interacting protein kinase isoform X3: MASDSPARSLDEIDLSALRDPAGIFELVELVGNGTYGQVYKGRHVKTGQLAAIKVMDVTGDEEEEIKAEINMLKKYSHHRNIATYYGAFIKKNPPGMDDQLWLVMEFCGAGSVTDLIKNTKGNSLKEEWIAYICREILRGLTHLHQHKVIHRDIKGQNVLLTENAEVKLVDFGVSAQLDRTVGRRNTFIGTPYWMAPEVIACDENPDATYDFKSDLWSLGITAIEMAEGAPPLCDMHPMRALFLIPRNPAPRLKSKKWSKKFQSFIESCLLKSHSQRPSTEQLLKHPFIRDLPNERQVRIQLKDHIDRTKKRRGERDETEYEYSGSEEEDEERDVGEPSSIINIPGESTLRRDFLRLQLANKERSEMIRRQQLEQQQNEEHMRQLLAERQKRIEEQKEQRRRLEEQQRRERDVRKQQEREQRRRYEEMEQLRREEERRHAEREQEYIRRQLEEEQRQLEILQQQLLQEQALLLVTQHGDTQVQTNNNHSLIQLVEYKRKQIEEQRQAERLQRQLQQERAYLVSLQQQQQEPPRPPQDKKQLYHYKDQAPSNNDKPTWAKEVMRRAQSNSPRIPSKKYHSFEKKRDVNLENLLLLPGYKPSRPRPPSYPAHISPARDQMHVPVIRITCIPEPVMRRHSPNGSLDRSLDSRGRSPGRRVEEQYEMNRQTSPALQHKVSNRISDPSLPPRSESFSSGGIQQARTPPMHRSVEPQMAHLVQVRSHGLSGSQSLYDPHGVSSSSASPSPSRPPMPRQNSDPTSDTPPPPPMSRLAPPLDKLDRSSWLRQDDDMPPKVPQRTTSISPALVRKNSPGNGPGLGPRAGAHLIRASNPDLRRTDISIDSALKRASSGSSSSSSTPSSQGGSNERGNAASNSESLALSSHDAKDDSREMTRPSRPAEELDLTALAKELRELRQGEETNRPPAKVTDYSSSSEESHSSEDEEGEGGANDGTVAVSDIPRIMPPASQSTNESFGVTEGQNDSHGDSYGDRSQDGTQMMRERHRGRRRSSTASNGFPGNANLFLCNTSLPDLVQQSASPLVSPGEASGSQFGMRSGGGSKASFSAFVDPRVYGTSPTEDDEKSSAAALFADELLKQEQEQARLNEARKISVVNVNPTNIRPHSDTPEIRKYKKRFNSEILCAALWGVNLLVGTENGLMLLDRSGQGKVYNLINRRRFQQMDVLEGLNVLVTISGKKNKLRVYYLSWLRNRILHNDPEVEKKQGWITVGELEGSVHYKVVKYERIKFLVIALKNSVEIYAWAPKPYHKFMAFKSFTELQHRPLLVDLTVEEGQRLKVIYGSTVGFHVIDVDSGNPYDIYVPSHIQGQVTPHAIVVLPKTDGMEMLLCYEDEGVYVNTYGRITKDVVLQWGEMPTSVAYIHSNQIMGWGEKAIEIRSVETGHLDGVFMHKRAQRLKFLTERNDKVFFASVRSGGSSQVFFMTLNRSSMMNW, encoded by the exons ggcCTGACCCACCTTCACCAGCACAAGGTCATCCACCGAGACATCAAGGGTCAGAATGTTCTGCTGACAGAGAATGCTGAGGTCAAACTGG TGGACTTTGGTGTGAGTGCACAGCTGGACCGCACTGTCGGGAGGAGGAACACATTCATAGGGACGCCATATTGGATGGCCCCTGAGGTCATCGCCTGTGATGAGAACCCCGATGCCACGTATGACTTTAAG AGTGATCTGTGGTCGCTGGGGATCACCGCCATCGAGATGGCAGAGGGAGCGCCGC ctCTGTGTGACATGCATCCTATGAGAGCGCTCTTCCTCATCCCCCGGAATCCAGCCCCCCGACTCAAATCAAAGAAGTG GTCCAAAAAGTTCCAGTCCTTCATCGAGAGCTGCCTACTGAAGAGCCACAGCCAGCGGCCGAGCACCGAGCAGCTCCTCAAACACCCCTTCATCAGAGACCTTCCCAACGAACGGCAGGTCCGCATCCAGCTGAAGGACCACATCGACCGCACCAAGAagaggaggggggagaggg ATGAGACGGAGTATGAGTACAGTGGgagtgaggaagaggatgaggagAGGGACGTGGGAGAGCCCAG CTCCATCATCAACATCCCTGGAGAGTCCACGCTAAGGAGGGACTTCCTGCGCCTCCAGCTGGCCAATAAGGAGCGGTCAGAGATGATCCGGCGccagcagctggagcagcagcagaacgaGGAGCACATGCGCCAACTACTGGCAGAGAGGCAGAAACGCATCGAGGAGCAGAAGGAGCAGCGGCGGCGGCTGGAAGAG CAACAGCGTCGGGAGCGGGATGTCAGAAAGCAGCAAGAACGCGAGCAGAGGAGACGGTACGAGGAGATGGAGCAACTCCGgcgggaggaggagaggaggcacGCAGAACGAGAACAG GAGTACATCCGTAGACAGCtggaagaggagcagaggcAGCTGGagatcctgcagcagcagctcctgcaggagcagGCTTTACTGCTGGTAACGCAACACGGCGACACACAAGTGCAGACAAACAACAACCACAGTCTGATCCAGCTAGTT GAGTACAAGAGGAAGCAGATCGAGGAGCAGCGCCAGGCCGAGCGGCTGCAGaggcagctgcagcaggagcgGGCGTACCTCGtgtctctgcagcagcagcagcaggagccgCCGCGCCCGCCGCAGGACAAGAAGCAGCTGTACCACTACAAAGACCAGGCGCCAAGCAACAACGACAAGCCCACTTGGGCCAAAGAG GTGATGCGTCGAGCTCAGAGCAACTCCCCGCGCATCCCTTCAAAGAAATACCATTCCTTTGAGAAGAAGCGAGACGTCAACCTGGAAAACCTCCTCTTGCTTCCTGGATACAAGCCTTCTCGGCCCCGCCCCCCCTCCTACCCTGCCCACATCAGCCCCGCCAGAGACCAAATGCACGTCCCTGTGATCCGCATCACTTGCATCCCAGAGCCGGTGATGCGGCGGCACAGTCCCAACGGGAGCCTCGACAGAAGCTTGGACTCCAGGGGCCGAAGCCCCGGCCGCCGG GTGGAGGAGCAGTATGAGATGAACAGACAGACTTCTCCTGCATTGCAGCATAAAGTCTCCAACCGAATCTCGGACCCGTCTCTGCCGCCGCGCTCCGAGTCCTTCAGCAGCGGAGGAATCCAGCAGGCCCGGACTCCACCCATGCACCGCTCTGTGGAGCCGCAG ATGGCCCACCTGGTGCAGGTGAGGAGTCACGGCCTCTCAGGCTCCCAGTCCCTGTACGACCCCCACGGTGTGTCCTCCTCCTCGGCATCGCCTTCACCCTCCCGGCCTCCGATGCCTCGGCAGAACTCCGACCCCACCTCCGACACCCCTCCTCCCCCGCCCATGTCCCGCCTGGCGCCCCCCCTCGACAAACTGGACCGCAGCTCGTGGCTGCGGCAGGATGACGACATGCCTCCCAAG GTTCCTCAGAGGACAACCTCCATTTCTCCTGCTTTGGTCAGGAAGAACTCTCCTGGAAACGGTCCTGGACTTGGACCTCGGGCCGGAGCTCACCTCATACGGGCCAG CAACCCTGATCTGCGGAGGACAGACATCTCCATAGATTCAGCCCTGAAGAGGGCAAGCAGCGGCAGCTCGTCCAGCTCCAGCACCCCCAGCTCTCAGGGAGGCTCCAACGAGAGAG GTAATGCAGCGTCTAACTCTGAAAGTTTGGCTCTTTCTTCCCACGATGCCAAAGACGACAGCAGAGAGATGACGCGGCCCAGCAGGCCTGCA GAGGAGTTG GATCTCACAGCTCTGGCTAAAGAGCTAAGAGAGCTGCGGCAGGGGGAGGAGACCAACCGCCCGCCCGCCAAGGTGACAGACTACTCCTCGTCCAGTGAAGAGTCTCACAGCAGCGAGGATGAGGAGGGAGAGGGCGGAGCTAACGATGGGACCGTGGCCGTCAGTGACATACCGCGCATTAT gcCTCCTGCGAGTCAGAGCACAAATGAATCCTTCGGTGTCACGGAAGGTCAGAACGACAGCCATGGAGACTCGTATGGAGACAGATCCCAGGATGGCACCCAGATGATGCGAGAG AGGCATAGAGGGCGGAGGCGGAGCTCTACCGCCAGCAATGGTTTCCCTGGCAACGCTAATCTATTCCTCTGCAACACCAGTCTTCCAGATTTGGTGCAGCAAAGCGCCTCTCCTCTGGTGTCTCCTGGCGAGGCTTCAGGGTCCCAA TTTGGGATGAGGAGCGGCGGAGGCTCTAAAGCTTCCTTCTCGGCGTTTGTTGATCCGAGGGTGTACGGCACTTCTCCAACCGAGGACGATGAGAAAAGCTCTGCTGCAG CCCTGTTTGCTGACGAGCTGCTGaagcaggagcaggagcaggccCGGCTCAACGAGGCCCGCAAGATTTCTGTGGTGAACGTCAACCCCACCAACATCCGGCCGCACAGCGACACGCCGGAGATCCGAAAGTACAAGAAACGCTTCAACTCGGAGATCCTCTGCGCCGCTCTCTGGG GAGTAAACCTGCTGGTGGGAACGGAGAACGGCCTGATGCTGCTGGATCGAAGCGGTCAGGGCAAAGTTTACAACCTGATCAATCGAAGGCGCTTCCAGCAGATGGACGTCCTGGAAGGACTCAACGTCCTGGTCACCATCTCAG GGAAGAAGAACAAGCTGCGAGTTTATTACCTGTCGTGGTTGAGGAACAGGATATTACACAACGAccctgaagtggagaaaaaacaGGGTTGGATCACGGTTGGGGAACTGGAAGGCTCCGTGCACTACAAAGTTG tGAAATATGAGAGGATCAAATTCTTGGTTATTGCTCTGAAGAACTCTGTTGAAATATACGCCTGGGCCCCCAAACCTTATCACAAGTTCATGGCCTTCAAG TCTTTCACAGAGCTGCAAcatcgccccctgctggttgaCCTGACTGTGGAGGAAGGTCAAAGGTTGAAGGTCATTTATGGCTCCACCGTTGGCTTCCATGTCATTGATGTGGACTCTGGAAACCCCTACGACATCTACGTCCCCTCCCAT ATTCAAGGTCAGGTGACCCCACACGCCATCGTGGTTTTACCCAAGACAGACGGCATGGAGATGCTGCTGTGCTACGAGGATGAAGGCGTCTACGTCAACACCTACGGACGCATCACTAAAGACGTGGTGCTGCAGTGGGGGGAGATGCCCACCTCTGTGG CCTACATCCACTCCAACCAGATCATGGGCTGGGGAGAAAAAGCCATCGAGATCCGCTCTGTGGAGACTGGACACCTTGACGGAGTTTTCATGCACAAGCGAGCTCAGCGACTGAAGTTCCTGACGGAAAGAAACGACAAG GTTTTCTTCGCCTCTGTGCGATCCGGAGGCAGCAGTCAGGTCTTCTTCATGACCCTCAACAGAAGCTCCATGATGAACTGGTAA
- the LOC101166259 gene encoding TRAF2 and NCK-interacting protein kinase isoform X4, with protein MASDSPARSLDEIDLSALRDPAGIFELVELVGNGTYGQVYKGRHVKTGQLAAIKVMDVTGDEEEEIKAEINMLKKYSHHRNIATYYGAFIKKNPPGMDDQLWLVMEFCGAGSVTDLIKNTKGNSLKEEWIAYICREILRGLTHLHQHKVIHRDIKGQNVLLTENAEVKLVDFGVSAQLDRTVGRRNTFIGTPYWMAPEVIACDENPDATYDFKSDLWSLGITAIEMAEGAPPLCDMHPMRALFLIPRNPAPRLKSKKWSKKFQSFIESCLLKSHSQRPSTEQLLKHPFIRDLPNERQVRIQLKDHIDRTKKRRGERDETEYEYSGSEEEDEERDVGEPSSIINIPGESTLRRDFLRLQLANKERSEMIRRQQLEQQQNEEHMRQLLAERQKRIEEQKEQRRRLEEQQRRERDVRKQQEREQRRRYEEMEQLRREEERRHAEREQEYIRRQLEEEQRQLEILQQQLLQEQALLLVTQHGDTQVQTNNNHSLIQLVEYKRKQIEEQRQAERLQRQLQQERAYLVSLQQQQQEPPRPPQDKKQLYHYKDQAPSNNDKPTWAKEVMRRAQSNSPRIPSKKYHSFEKKRDVNLENLLLLPGYKPSRPRPPSYPAHISPARDQMHVPVIRITCIPEPVMRRHSPNGSLDRSLDSRGRSPGRRVEEQYEMNRQTSPALQHKVSNRISDPSLPPRSESFSSGGIQQARTPPMHRSVEPQMAHLVQVRSHGLSGSQSLYDPHGVSSSSASPSPSRPPMPRQNSDPTSDTPPPPPMSRLAPPLDKLDRSSWLRQDDDMPPKVPQRTTSISPALVRKNSPGNGPGLGPRAGAHLIRASNPDLRRTDISIDSALKRASSGSSSSSSTPSSQGGSNERGNAASNSESLALSSHDAKDDSREMTRPSRPADLTALAKELRELRQGEETNRPPAKVTDYSSSSEESHSSEDEEGEGGANDGTVAVSDIPRIMPPASQSTNESFGVTEGQNDSHGDSYGDRSQDGTQMMRERHRGRRRSSTASNGFPGNANLFLCNTSLPDLVQQSASPLVSPGEASGSQFGMRSGGGSKASFSAFVDPRVYGTSPTEDDEKSSAAALFADELLKQEQEQARLNEARKISVVNVNPTNIRPHSDTPEIRKYKKRFNSEILCAALWGVNLLVGTENGLMLLDRSGQGKVYNLINRRRFQQMDVLEGLNVLVTISGKKNKLRVYYLSWLRNRILHNDPEVEKKQGWITVGELEGSVHYKVVKYERIKFLVIALKNSVEIYAWAPKPYHKFMAFKSFTELQHRPLLVDLTVEEGQRLKVIYGSTVGFHVIDVDSGNPYDIYVPSHIQGQVTPHAIVVLPKTDGMEMLLCYEDEGVYVNTYGRITKDVVLQWGEMPTSVAYIHSNQIMGWGEKAIEIRSVETGHLDGVFMHKRAQRLKFLTERNDKVFFASVRSGGSSQVFFMTLNRSSMMNW; from the exons ggcCTGACCCACCTTCACCAGCACAAGGTCATCCACCGAGACATCAAGGGTCAGAATGTTCTGCTGACAGAGAATGCTGAGGTCAAACTGG TGGACTTTGGTGTGAGTGCACAGCTGGACCGCACTGTCGGGAGGAGGAACACATTCATAGGGACGCCATATTGGATGGCCCCTGAGGTCATCGCCTGTGATGAGAACCCCGATGCCACGTATGACTTTAAG AGTGATCTGTGGTCGCTGGGGATCACCGCCATCGAGATGGCAGAGGGAGCGCCGC ctCTGTGTGACATGCATCCTATGAGAGCGCTCTTCCTCATCCCCCGGAATCCAGCCCCCCGACTCAAATCAAAGAAGTG GTCCAAAAAGTTCCAGTCCTTCATCGAGAGCTGCCTACTGAAGAGCCACAGCCAGCGGCCGAGCACCGAGCAGCTCCTCAAACACCCCTTCATCAGAGACCTTCCCAACGAACGGCAGGTCCGCATCCAGCTGAAGGACCACATCGACCGCACCAAGAagaggaggggggagaggg ATGAGACGGAGTATGAGTACAGTGGgagtgaggaagaggatgaggagAGGGACGTGGGAGAGCCCAG CTCCATCATCAACATCCCTGGAGAGTCCACGCTAAGGAGGGACTTCCTGCGCCTCCAGCTGGCCAATAAGGAGCGGTCAGAGATGATCCGGCGccagcagctggagcagcagcagaacgaGGAGCACATGCGCCAACTACTGGCAGAGAGGCAGAAACGCATCGAGGAGCAGAAGGAGCAGCGGCGGCGGCTGGAAGAG CAACAGCGTCGGGAGCGGGATGTCAGAAAGCAGCAAGAACGCGAGCAGAGGAGACGGTACGAGGAGATGGAGCAACTCCGgcgggaggaggagaggaggcacGCAGAACGAGAACAG GAGTACATCCGTAGACAGCtggaagaggagcagaggcAGCTGGagatcctgcagcagcagctcctgcaggagcagGCTTTACTGCTGGTAACGCAACACGGCGACACACAAGTGCAGACAAACAACAACCACAGTCTGATCCAGCTAGTT GAGTACAAGAGGAAGCAGATCGAGGAGCAGCGCCAGGCCGAGCGGCTGCAGaggcagctgcagcaggagcgGGCGTACCTCGtgtctctgcagcagcagcagcaggagccgCCGCGCCCGCCGCAGGACAAGAAGCAGCTGTACCACTACAAAGACCAGGCGCCAAGCAACAACGACAAGCCCACTTGGGCCAAAGAG GTGATGCGTCGAGCTCAGAGCAACTCCCCGCGCATCCCTTCAAAGAAATACCATTCCTTTGAGAAGAAGCGAGACGTCAACCTGGAAAACCTCCTCTTGCTTCCTGGATACAAGCCTTCTCGGCCCCGCCCCCCCTCCTACCCTGCCCACATCAGCCCCGCCAGAGACCAAATGCACGTCCCTGTGATCCGCATCACTTGCATCCCAGAGCCGGTGATGCGGCGGCACAGTCCCAACGGGAGCCTCGACAGAAGCTTGGACTCCAGGGGCCGAAGCCCCGGCCGCCGG GTGGAGGAGCAGTATGAGATGAACAGACAGACTTCTCCTGCATTGCAGCATAAAGTCTCCAACCGAATCTCGGACCCGTCTCTGCCGCCGCGCTCCGAGTCCTTCAGCAGCGGAGGAATCCAGCAGGCCCGGACTCCACCCATGCACCGCTCTGTGGAGCCGCAG ATGGCCCACCTGGTGCAGGTGAGGAGTCACGGCCTCTCAGGCTCCCAGTCCCTGTACGACCCCCACGGTGTGTCCTCCTCCTCGGCATCGCCTTCACCCTCCCGGCCTCCGATGCCTCGGCAGAACTCCGACCCCACCTCCGACACCCCTCCTCCCCCGCCCATGTCCCGCCTGGCGCCCCCCCTCGACAAACTGGACCGCAGCTCGTGGCTGCGGCAGGATGACGACATGCCTCCCAAG GTTCCTCAGAGGACAACCTCCATTTCTCCTGCTTTGGTCAGGAAGAACTCTCCTGGAAACGGTCCTGGACTTGGACCTCGGGCCGGAGCTCACCTCATACGGGCCAG CAACCCTGATCTGCGGAGGACAGACATCTCCATAGATTCAGCCCTGAAGAGGGCAAGCAGCGGCAGCTCGTCCAGCTCCAGCACCCCCAGCTCTCAGGGAGGCTCCAACGAGAGAG GTAATGCAGCGTCTAACTCTGAAAGTTTGGCTCTTTCTTCCCACGATGCCAAAGACGACAGCAGAGAGATGACGCGGCCCAGCAGGCCTGCA GATCTCACAGCTCTGGCTAAAGAGCTAAGAGAGCTGCGGCAGGGGGAGGAGACCAACCGCCCGCCCGCCAAGGTGACAGACTACTCCTCGTCCAGTGAAGAGTCTCACAGCAGCGAGGATGAGGAGGGAGAGGGCGGAGCTAACGATGGGACCGTGGCCGTCAGTGACATACCGCGCATTAT gcCTCCTGCGAGTCAGAGCACAAATGAATCCTTCGGTGTCACGGAAGGTCAGAACGACAGCCATGGAGACTCGTATGGAGACAGATCCCAGGATGGCACCCAGATGATGCGAGAG AGGCATAGAGGGCGGAGGCGGAGCTCTACCGCCAGCAATGGTTTCCCTGGCAACGCTAATCTATTCCTCTGCAACACCAGTCTTCCAGATTTGGTGCAGCAAAGCGCCTCTCCTCTGGTGTCTCCTGGCGAGGCTTCAGGGTCCCAA TTTGGGATGAGGAGCGGCGGAGGCTCTAAAGCTTCCTTCTCGGCGTTTGTTGATCCGAGGGTGTACGGCACTTCTCCAACCGAGGACGATGAGAAAAGCTCTGCTGCAG CCCTGTTTGCTGACGAGCTGCTGaagcaggagcaggagcaggccCGGCTCAACGAGGCCCGCAAGATTTCTGTGGTGAACGTCAACCCCACCAACATCCGGCCGCACAGCGACACGCCGGAGATCCGAAAGTACAAGAAACGCTTCAACTCGGAGATCCTCTGCGCCGCTCTCTGGG GAGTAAACCTGCTGGTGGGAACGGAGAACGGCCTGATGCTGCTGGATCGAAGCGGTCAGGGCAAAGTTTACAACCTGATCAATCGAAGGCGCTTCCAGCAGATGGACGTCCTGGAAGGACTCAACGTCCTGGTCACCATCTCAG GGAAGAAGAACAAGCTGCGAGTTTATTACCTGTCGTGGTTGAGGAACAGGATATTACACAACGAccctgaagtggagaaaaaacaGGGTTGGATCACGGTTGGGGAACTGGAAGGCTCCGTGCACTACAAAGTTG tGAAATATGAGAGGATCAAATTCTTGGTTATTGCTCTGAAGAACTCTGTTGAAATATACGCCTGGGCCCCCAAACCTTATCACAAGTTCATGGCCTTCAAG TCTTTCACAGAGCTGCAAcatcgccccctgctggttgaCCTGACTGTGGAGGAAGGTCAAAGGTTGAAGGTCATTTATGGCTCCACCGTTGGCTTCCATGTCATTGATGTGGACTCTGGAAACCCCTACGACATCTACGTCCCCTCCCAT ATTCAAGGTCAGGTGACCCCACACGCCATCGTGGTTTTACCCAAGACAGACGGCATGGAGATGCTGCTGTGCTACGAGGATGAAGGCGTCTACGTCAACACCTACGGACGCATCACTAAAGACGTGGTGCTGCAGTGGGGGGAGATGCCCACCTCTGTGG CCTACATCCACTCCAACCAGATCATGGGCTGGGGAGAAAAAGCCATCGAGATCCGCTCTGTGGAGACTGGACACCTTGACGGAGTTTTCATGCACAAGCGAGCTCAGCGACTGAAGTTCCTGACGGAAAGAAACGACAAG GTTTTCTTCGCCTCTGTGCGATCCGGAGGCAGCAGTCAGGTCTTCTTCATGACCCTCAACAGAAGCTCCATGATGAACTGGTAA